The genomic segment GTTGAGATCGTCCCAGAAGAAGCCGTAAGGCACCCAGTTGTTCTGATGCAGCAGCGCCAGCAGATGCATGGGCCCGAGCATCCAGACGGTACGGCGGTGGTCGTAGTAGAGGCGGATGGCATCGGCCATCGCACGCTGATCCGCAAGGCCGAACGCGGCGCCCGGGCCGATCAGGCGGGCGATCAGACGTCCCTGCATGTAGCCCCAGCCCAGCAGCAGCATCACCACTGCCCAGGCCACGGCAATGCGGCGACGTGAGGGGCTGCCGAGCAGCAGCAGCTCGCCGAGCAGCCATCCGCATGCCACGGCGTAATACGGCTGCACCAGGAGCAGGTCGGGATGCGCCTGGTGCTCGTAGACCGTGAACGCGAATCCGAGATGCGCGGCGATCCAGAAGGCGGTGACCTCCGGCCGCGCGCGCACGGTCTCGACGACGGCGCGCGGCCGTGCCAGAGCACCCGCCCAGCGCACGAGCACCACGAGCAGGAACAAGGCCGGCAACAGCCGCGGCCATGCGCGATAGGCGCGTGCGTCGGTGACGACGAACCAGAAGTTCTCGAAGAGGCTGTCCATCCGGTGGATGCTGCCGGTGGGCAGCACGAACTCCTGGAACAGCTGCTCGCCGGCGACGCCGTGCCAGACGAAGTAGGCCTCGTACGCTGCGGCCGCGATCGCCGCGCCGAGCGCCACCAGCGTCGCCCGACGCAGCGGCGCCTCGCGCGACAACAGCAGGGACAGTCCGATCGACCCGAGCACGATCGCCGATGGCTGCCAGCACAGCAGCGCGCACGCAGCGGCGAAACCGCTGGCGATGTACCTTCGCGCGATCATCAGCACGTGTGCCGCCAGCATGGCCGTGACCGTGAACACGTGGGGCCGGCCGCCCGAGGCTCCCTCCAGGAACAACCCTTCGACCACCATCAGCGCCGCGCCAGCTGCCACGCCCGCCACCGCATGGCCCGACAACATGGTTGCGAGCCGGTACGCGAGCCATACGCTCATCAACACCGAGGCCACGCTCAAGGCGCGGAAGGACATGACCGGGTCGATGCCCGCGATCGCACCGGCGGCAATGGCGGCGCCCGACAGGAGCGAGCTGAGCTGCGTCTTCGGATCTGCCATCGAAACGTGCGGCGGCACTCCCGCCGCCGCGCGCTCGGACAGGAAGAAGAAGATCTGGTTGTCGGCCAGAATCGCGCGGCCGGTGATGTCGTAGGCCGCGCAGACGCTCAGTGCCGCTGCGAGCAGCAGAGTCACCGCGATGGCGCGCACCGCTTTCACGACGGCCCCCGCTGCGAGGGCGACGCCGGCCGATTCTGCGGCCGCGCCGGAGAGCGCCGGAGATTTTCGAGAATGCTCCGCTCGTCTTGCCGCTCAGGGACGGCAGCGCCGCGGCTCTTCGGTGCCGGCGCGCGGCGCGTATCGCGTGGCGGCGCGGCCGCATCGCTGCCCCTGCGCGGCGGCGCGGCCTCACTTCGTGGAGCGGCGGACTTGTCACTGGCCTCCGCAGGCTGCGTCTTCGGCTTGGGCTTTTCGGGAACCGCCGAGACGGCAACGCCGAGCAGAGCACCGATCTCGACGCGCCCGCCGGTTTCGGCCAGCGTCGCGGCGGACTCGCCGTGCTCGTCCTGAAGCGACTTGTCGGCGCCGGCGTCGAGCAGCTGCGCAACGAGGGCACCGTGCCCGTAGAGCGTCGCCACCATCAGCGCCGTGCGGCCGGCTGCGCTGCGATGATTCACGTCGGCTCCTGCTTGGAGCAGCTCGCCGGCCGTGCGGGCCTGCCCGGCGGCGGCGGCGAGCATCAGCGCGGTCCAGCCGTCGCTCGGCCGTTGCGCCTCGGCGTCGTCGGCGAAGAAGTTGGCGCGATCGGCAATCGATGCGCTGGCCGCCGGCACCCATCTTTGCGCATCGACGGCGGCGCCGCGCTCGAGCAGCGCGCGCACCATCGTCACCACGCCCGACTGTGCAGCGCGCATGAGAAGCGTCATGCCTTCGGTATCGCGCCGATCGATGGCGCCGGCTCGCTCGAGCGCGAGCACCACGGCGCCGTCGGCGCCGCGAAGCGCCATCCGCGCCCGTCGCGCCAATGTGTTCTGCCCGGTGCGCTCCCACGAAGCGCCGGCAAGCGTCAGGGTCGCGACCATGTCGAGGTCGTCCTGCCGAACGGCAAGATCGAGCGGCGTCGCGGCGCCCCTGGCACGCGCGTCCGGCGCCGCACCGTGCTCGAGCAGCAGCCTGGCAAGCGGAGCGTGCCGGGCAGTGACGGCAGCGAACAATGCGCTCTCGCCGAACGCCGTCGCCTGCGCGCGCGCGCCGAGCTCGAGCAGCTCGGCGACGCGGTCCTGCCGTCCGGCGGCCGCGGCGCGCACGAGCATCGCGTCGAGCACCGTCTGGCGAACCGGCGCCTCGCCGACGGCCTGCACGAGCGTCTCGAACGACCGGCTCCTGGCGCGCGCCGCCGCGATCTGCACTGCCGAACGCGCCGGACCGCCAGCGAGCGGATCGGCGCCGGCTTCGATGAGCGCCCTCGCCGTCTCCACGCGCGCCTGAAGAACGGCCAGCGCAAGCGGAGTGCGGTTTGCCTTTGCCGGCGTGTCGGCTGCGGCGCCGCGTTGCAGGAGAAGGCGCAGGCTCTCGACGTTGCCGCGTTCGGCCGCCTCCCCAAGCGGAGTCTGTCGGGCCCGGGAGCGGACGTCGACGGGCGCGCCGTCGTCCAGGAGCGCGCGCAGCCGGCCGGCATCAGCGCCTGCCGCCTCGATGACGGCGCGCGTGAGGCCACCACGTTCGCCACGCTGGCATCGCGCGGCCGGCGGCTGCGCAATCGTCAGGGCAATGGCCACCAACGCCGTCGTTGCGCCCAGAGGAACTTTCCGCACTTGCGTCAGCCTTTGGTCACGGACGGACCCGACGGCAGATCCTGCAAGGAGAAACCCCACTCGGCCAGCATCGCTTCCTCGTCTTCGGCGGACGCGGCCTTCTTGTAGCGGGCGCCCGAGCGTCCCTTCACGCGGCGTTCGCACTCGGCCCACGTCGCGTGGCGCGCCGGAACGCCGTCGACGACGCTCAGATACGAATAGGCTTTCTTGGCTTTGGCGGACTCTTTCGGCGACGGCGCCGCGCCGGGCTGCGGGATCGCTGCCAGATCGTGCGCGTATCCGCGGTACGCGCCCTGATAGAGATCGACGTGCTTGCCGCTGGCAAAGCCGGTGGCGATGGCATCGGCCCGCTCGTTGCCCGGCGTTCCCACGTGTCCGCGCACGTAGCGCCACTCGACCTTCGCGCACCGGGCGAGCGCGATCTCCAGGGCCTCCCACAGATCGCGATTGGCGACATCCCCGCCTTCGGCAGTCTTCCAACCGCGGCGCTTCCAGCTCTTCGTCCAGACCGTCACGCCGCGGATCAGATAGGTCGAGTCGGTCAGGATCGTCGTGCGCGATGCCGCAGCGCCGGCCGCTGCGCCGATCCATTCGAGCGCACGCAGGGCAGCCGTCAGCTCCATGCGATTGTTGGTCGTATGGCCGCCGCTGCCACCGAGCTCGCAGACGGTCGATCTGGCCACCCACAGCACGGCGCCCCAGCCGCCGGGGCCGGGATTTCCTTTGGCGGCACCATCGGTGAACGCCCACACTTCGATGGTCTCGTCCACCGTCGCCAGCGTCAGGGTTCGTCGAGATCCAGGGCCAGCGCGATGCCGGCGAGGTTGAGACCGTAGTACCGGCTCAGGCGGATGATGGCTGCCAGACGATCGAGCACGTGCGACGGAATGACCACGTCCGACCCGACGCGGCGGCCGCTGCCGAGCAGGCCGAATTCGTAGACCTCGCGAACCCACGACACCTCGCAGTGGTAGCACTCGGCCACGGTCTCCAGGCTGAGATAGCTCTCGCCTTCGATGACGACTCGCACCTGCCGCGTCACTGCTCCAGCTCCTCGCGGGCGCCGCCCGTCACCTTGCCCGGTGTGACCTCGGCCAGCCTGCGGAGCTGCTCGAGCTGTTTGGGCCCGAGCTCGGGCAGCGCCAGGCGCACAATGGCATAAAAGTCGCCGCGCTGCCCGCGGCTGTCTTCGAGCCCCTTGCCGCGAAGGCGCAGCCTGGCGCCGGCCTTGGTTCCCGGTTTCACGCTGAGGCTGACCTTGCCGGTGGGCGTGCGCACGCCCACGCGTGTTCCGAGCTCCGCCTCCCAGGGCGCCAGCGGGAGATCGGCCTCGACATCCTCGCCGTTGAGGCGGAACACCTCGTCGGAGGACAGGCGTATCGTCAGATACAGGTCGCCGGCCTCGCCTTCGGTGTCGCCGGCTTCGCCCATGCCCTTGAGCCGCATCGTCATGCCGTCGCGCACGTTCTTCGGAATGGCGACGTCGATCGTTCGCCGCTCGCGCACGCGGCCGACACCGACGCACGCCGGGCAGACGTGCTCGCCGATGAAGCCGACGCCTCCGCAGCGGTCGCAGGTCTTGTTGACGGGGATGTCGAAGCGGCTCTTGCCGCCGGCGAGCGCCTGGCTGATCGGCAACGACAGCTCCGCACGCACGTCGGCACCACGATGGCGGAAACGGCCGTGGCGGGCGTGCCCGCCCTGCTGGCGGCGAAGCTGCTCGCCGAACAGGGACTCGAAGAACTCGGAGAAGCCGCCGCGGCCGAAGGCGGCCTCGAACTCCTCGGGCGACATGCGCTGCTCGCCCGGCGGCGGCTGGAAATCCTGGCCGTGCTGCCAGTTCTGCCCGAAGCGATCGTACTTGGATCGCTTTTCCGAGTCCGAAAGCACCTCGTAGGCTTCGGCGATGCGCTTGAACCTCTTCTCCGCCTCGTCGCGGTCCTTGCCGTCCTTGTGGCGGTCGGGATGCCACTTGAGCGCCAGCTTGCGGTACGCCTTCTTGATGTCGTCGGCGCTGGCGTCACGAGGAACCCCGAGCACGGAGTAGTAGTCCTGGAATTCCACGAGGCCATCCTAATGCCGAGGGCGCGTCGCACAAGGCGCGGGCGGCCCGGATGCGGACGGCGGTGCGGAGCAACGTTCGCCCCGCAGGCCGTCGCCCGGCGCGCACGCGTCAGTCGTCGTCGGGCGCGATCTCCTCGAGTTCGCGTCCCGCCGTCTCCGGCACCAGGGTCAGGAGCAGCAGCGGCGCCGCCAGCGAGCACCACGCCATCGCGGTGATGGCGGCCGAGTGGCTGCCCAGCGCGTCGTAAAGCAGGCCCTCGGCGGCCAGGCCCGCTGCGATCGCCACCGTGGCGACGATGCTGCGCGCGGCCGAGGCGGTGGAGCGATAGGAGGTCGGAAACAGCTCGCTGCCGAGGGCCGCGAACAGCACGTCGATGCCGAACTGGGTGAAGATGACCATGATCCAGAACATCGGCAGCACGTAGCCCGCCGTGTTGTAGAGGCCGACGATGCCGATGGCATTGATGACGATGGCAGCCGACAGCACCGGACGGCGCCCGAAGCGATCGCTGGCGCGCCCGCACAGCAAGCCGCCGGTGATGGCCAGCAGCCCGCCGAGCAGGAACAGCATGCTGACGTTGGCGGGTGTGTAGCCGTGGATCTCCTGCAGGTACTTGGACTGGAACTGCAGGGCGCTGCCGACGGCGAACGAGACGGGGATCAGCGCCATGGCCAGGCCCAGCAGGCGCCAGGGGTAGCGCGTCAGCAGCTTGCGCAACGGGTCGAGCATCAGTGTGGGCACCTCGGCCGCCGCGCGCCGCCGCGCCTGCTCGGTGAACCGGTGCGTCTCTTCGAGCGTGCGGCGAAACCACACGATGAGCAGCAGCGGCAAGGCGCCGATGAAGTAGAGCGCGCGCCAGCCGTACGGCAGCACGTCGACCTGCGAGAACACGAGAGCGGCTACGCCGTGGCCGAACGCGCCGAAGGCGACCATCAGACCGATGCCCCAGCCTCGGGCATGGGAGTCGAGCTCCTCGGTCACGACGACGATGGCCAGCATCTCCTCGGAGTAGATGAACATGCGCGCCAGGAACTGCAGGACGGCGAACTCCACCGGGGTGCGGCAGAACGCGGTCAGGAACGTGCAGATGGTGAAGCCGAGCAGCGTCACCAGCAGCAGGCGCCGCCGCCCGATGCGGTCGGCCAGAATGTTCAGCGCCAGCGCCGGCAGCACGCCCAGGCGCACGATGCCGGTCAGATTGCCCAGACCGCTCTCGGTGACATCGAGCCCCTGCTGAATCTGCGGCAGCGCCAGACCCAGCAGGCCAAGGTCATACGAATTGACGAGATAGGTAAGACCGAGGGCGCCGAGCACCTTCCACTGCCGCTGCGTGACGCCCTCGGGCGTGCGGGAGTAGAAGAACAGCCACGACCACCACGGCTTGGCCGCCACTCAGCACGTCACCGCGCCGAGCGACGCGCTCGACACCAGCTTGGCGTACTTGGCCAGCACTCCGGTGCGGTAACGCGGCTCGGGAGCCTTCCACTGTGCGCGGCGGCGAGCCAGCTCCTCCTCGTCCACGTGCAGCTCGAGCAGATCCTTCTGCCCGTCGATCGTGATCATGTCGCCGTCCTGCACCAGCGCGATGGTGCCGCCGACGGCGGCCTCGGGCGCCACGTGCCCGACGACCAGACCGTAGGTGCCGCCCGAGAAGCGGCCGTCGGTGATCAGGCCGACCGAGTCGCCGAGGCCCTTGCCGATGATGGCCGAGGTCGGCGAGAGCATTTCGCGCATGCCCGGGCCGCCCTTGGGCCCCTCGTAGCGGATCACGACGACGTCTCCCTTGACGATGCGGTCGTTGAGGATGGCGCGCATGGCGTCCTCCTCCGAATCGAAAACGCGCGCAGGCCCGGTGATCTTGCTGCTCTTGAGACCACTGATCTTGGCCACCGCGCCTTCGGTGGCCAGATTGCCGCGCAGGATCGCCAGGTGCCCGTCCTTGTAGATCGGGTCGTCGAACGGACGCACCACGTCCTGGCCCGAGGGCGGATCGGCGGGCACGTGCTCGAGGTTCTCGGCGATCGTCCTTCCCGTCACCGTCGGGCAGTCGCCATGGATGAGGCCGCGCGCGAGCAGCATCTTCATGATCAGCGGAATGCCGCCGACGCGGTGCAGGTCGACGGCGACATAGCGGCCCGACGGCTTCAGATCGGCGATGACCGGGACCTTGCGACGGATGCGCTCGAAATCCTCGAGCGTCAGGTCGACCTCGGCGGCATGCGCGATCGCGAGCAGGTGCAGGACCGCGTTGGTCGAGCCGCCGACGGCGAAGTTGACGGCGATGGCGTTCTCGAAGGCCTTCTTCGTCAGGATGCGGCGCGACGTCACGTTGGCGCGAATCATCTCGACCAGCGCACGCCCGCTCTCGTAGGCGCTCTCGGCCTTCTCCGCATCCTCGGCCGCCATGGTGGAGGACCCCGGCAGGCTCATGCCCATCGCCTCGAAGGCGCTGCTCATGGTGTTGGCGGTGTACATGCCACCGCAGGCGCCCTTGCCGGGAATGGCGGCGCGCTCGACGGCGCAGAAATCCTCGTGCGAGATCCGTCCGGCATCGTACTCGCCGACGGCCTCGAACACGCTGACCACCGTCAGGTCCCTGCCGTTGAGATGGCCCGGCTTGATCGTGCCGCCGTAGACGAACACGGCGGGGATGTCGAGACGGGCCATGGCGATCATCGCGCCCGGCATGTTCTTGTCGCAGCCGCCGATGGCCAGGATGCCGTCCATCATCTGGCCGCGGCAGACGGTCTCGATCGAATCGGCGATGACCTCGCGGCTGACCAGGGAGCACTTCATGCCCTCGGTGCCCATGGAGATGCCGTCGCTGATCGTGATGGTGCCGAAGGTCTGCGGCATCGCCCCGCTCTCGCGCAGGCCGCGCGCCGCCTCGACGGCCAGCTCGCCGATGCCGGCGTTGCAGGGCGTGATGTCGCTGTGGGCGTTGGAGATGCCGACGATGGGCTTGCCGAAGTCCTCGTCGCGAAACCCGACCGCGCGAAGCATCGAGCGGTTGGGTGCGCGCTCGGTGCCCTCGGTGATGTGGTGGCTGTTGCGGTTCAGTCCGGTGGTCTGCGTCGATTGCGACATCGGCCGTGCTCTCCGGCACGGCAGCATACCCGAAAAGAATGACGGGGCGAGCGAGGCGCGCCGCTCCGCCGCTCTTCAGTCGGGAGGCATCGTCGTCGTCGTCGACGTGGTGGTTGAGATTTCGGCGCCGGCGGCCGATCCCTCGCAGTTCAGCTCGACCGGCTGCCCGACGGCGGCCTTGAGAATGGCCAGGGCGTCGCTGGCCGTGATGCTGCCGCTGCTGTTGACGTCGCAGACCGACAGCTCGCACTGGCCGCTGCCCACTGCCGTCTTCAGCGCCGCCAGCGAATCGCTGGCCTGGACGATACCGTTGCCCGTGGCGTCACCGCACACCGTCTCTGGCATGGTCGTGGTCGTCGTGACCGGGCACTGCGGCAGGCCGCTCGGCTCCTTGACGCAGCCCATGCCGACCTCGCAGCTGTTGATGGTGCACTCGTTGCCGTCTTCGCACGCGGCGTCGTCGGTGGCGTGATCGCAGCTGTCGCTCGTCTCGTTGCACGTGTCGGTCGTGCAGGCGAAACCGTCGCTGCAGTTGCGCGTTGCCGGCTGCGCCGGAATGCACCCGAGCGTGGCCGAGCAGAGCTCGTCGCCGTTGCAGAACGTGGTGTCCGCGCACATCGCGTGCACCGGCGTATTGGTGCACGCACCGAGCTGCATGCTGCAGGCGTCCGTCGTGCACGCGATGCTGTCGTTGCAGTTCGGCGCCGTCCCCTCGACGCAGCCGCTTTCGAGGTCACACACCTCGGTGCCGTCGCAGAAGTTGCCGTCGCTGCACGAGCCGTTGTTCGGGGTGTGCACGCAGACGGTGCCCTGGCACGTGTCGACGGTGCAGCTGACTTCGTCGCTGCAGTCGGTGACGTGCGTGCAGGTCGCGTTCTGGACGTCGCACGTGTCGACGGTGCACTCGCTGCCGTCACTGCAAAGCGGATTGGCGGGATAGCCGCCGACTGTCTGGGCGACGCAGCCGGCGAGCTGGCAGTCGGCCGTGCAGGCATCGTTCGGCGCCGTGTTGCCGTCATCGCAAGTCTCGCCCTGGTCGATCTCGCTGTTGCCGCACACCGGGCAGCCGAGCAGGTTCGCATTCACCTGCAGGACCGGCGCCGGAGTGATCGTGCCGTTGCGCACCGGCGGCTTGGCCGCATCACGGTAGATGAGGACGTTCTCGCCCGCGGTGGCGCCCGTGCGCGCCAACAGGAAGCTGCCTGCGTCCAGGCGCATGCTCTCGCGTGCGATCAGCGTGTTGACGCCATCCTGCGAGTTGTTGTTGTAGTTGGCGGTAGAGGTGAAGTGGATGCGGCAGGCTTCCAGCTCGACCTCCGCCGATATGCGGTTGGCGGTGAGCGTGCCGCTGACGGTCATGTCGCCGCTGCTGCGCGCCGAGAAGAAGCCACCGAAGCCGCCCTGGCGGCCGATCAGGCTGATGGCCCCTGCCAGCGTCATGTCTTCGCCGGAATTGATCTCGCCGATCCCTACGTTGCCGCCGTCCACGCTGAGCAGAGAGGTCGCCGACGCGTTGACGATGCCGTCCGCACTGACGTCGACGAAGCCGCCGTCACCGCTGAGCCCGTCCGACAGCGCCTCCAGCGTCCCGTGCACGGTGGCGTCGCCGCCCGCGTTCAGTGCGACCTCGCCACCGTAGCCGTCAGGGACCGATCCGCGCGAGACGAGGCTGACGAACTGGCCGACGACGATGTCGCGGCCCGCAAAGAGCAGGTGATCGCCGCCGTCGCCCGCAAAGTTGGTGACGTCCGTGTGGCCTTCCGACAAGAGGACGACGCGGTCGGCCCCGGAGCCACCGGAGAGCACGATGTCGCGCCCGGCCGTCATGTCGGTGAAGCCGCCGCTGCCGCTGCCGCCGATCGAGCTGACGGTGATATCGGCGTCGATGAGAATGTCGCGGCCGGCATTCATGGTGATCTCGCCGCCGTCGAAGTCGCCGCCGGTGGCGCTGACCGCGGTCCCGATGTCGATGTCCGTGCCGGCCGTGACGTTGAATTCTCCGCCATAGGCGAAAATGCCGCTGTCGACCTTGACGGCTCCGGTGACGTTGACGGCGCCGATGTAGGAACGGACCGTGACGCGCCCGCCGTCCGACTCGGCCTGGCTGCCGCTGAGGTCGATGCTGGAGGCAAGGGCGAGATCGCCGGTCGCGTTCAGGAAAAGATCGCCGGGAGTGACGGTCTTGCCCGTCACGGGTGCCGTCACGCTCAGGTTGCCGCTGCCCACCGAGCACGTTCCCGCCCCGCACTCGGCGTGCTGCAGGCACGGCATGGCGACGTTGTTGGAGCAGGCGCGGCGGGCGGTAACCGTGCCGCGAAAGCCGACGCCGCCCGCCTGAAGATTGATGCCCTTGCCGCCGACGGTGGTCGTGCCGGCCAGCACGGTGCCGATGTCGGCGCCGAAATCGAGCTGGCCATTGCCCGTCACCACGAGCTCGCGCACGCCAAAATCCAGGGTCGCATTGTCGACGACGATGACGCGGTCGGTGACCACGCAGGGATTGGCCGCGGGCGCGCAGACGTCGTCGGCGTGGTCGGCGGTGATGACGGCGAATGCGACGCGCGCGGAAGCGGCCGCGATCAGGGCCGCGGTGGGAAGGGTGAACCGAAGCAGATGCATTCCGGGATCAGCTCGCTGGCGCCGAAGCCTGCTGCTCGGCTGCCTCCGTGGTCTGGATGACCTGGTGAATCTCGAGAACGTTCGGGCCGGCGAACATCTCGGCCGGCGGGCGGTTGGAATGGGCTATGCGGAAGCTTTCGCTCTGGGTCCAGGCCCAGAACGCTTCCTCCGACTCCCAGTATGTCTGCACCAGGTAGTAGCCCTGCTCGGAGGATTCCTTCCAGCCGCCGGTGGCATGATCGAAGCGCCGCTGCACGGGCTTCAGGATCAGGTTCTTGATGAAGCCCGGCGAGCGGTCGATCAGGTGAGCGCGCTTGCGAAACCGATCCTCGAAGTCGGCCTCATGGCCCGCAGCGACAGGGATTCGGTTGGTCACGACAAACATGCGTCTCACCTCGCTCGTGGATTACGGACCCGGCGAGACTAACGACGAATGCCCCGGCGCACAACGCGCTTTCTCCCATTGTTTCGCGCTATCTTCGTGCCGTCGCGGCGCGTCTTGCCGTCTCCCCTTGCGCGCCCAGCGACAGCGCCAGCTCCTCGAGCAGAGCGGCCGTCTCCTCCCACCCGATGCAGGCGTCGGTGATGGACACGCCGTAGGAGAGCCTGCCGGAGACCTTCCAGTCCTGGCGCCCGGGGAACAGGTTGCTTTCCAGCAGCAGTCCCATCACGCGGCCCTCGCCCCCTTGCATCGTGGCGAGGACGTCGCGCGCAACCGCGGTCTGCCGCGCCGGGTCCTTGCTCGAGTTGCCGTGCGAGCAGTCCACCATCACCGGCCGAGCCACGCCCTCGGATGCCACCAGATCGGCAGCGGCCGCGATGTCGGCGGCCGAGTAGTTGGTGCGTCCGCCGCCGCCGCGCAGGACGATGTGGCGGTCGCGATTGCCGCGCGTCTTCATCACTGCGGTGACGCCGTCGGCGTTGATGCCGAGGAAGCTGTGGGGATGGCGCGCCGAGATCATGGCGTTGAGCGCGACGTCGAGGCCGCCGTCGGTGCCGTTCTTGAATCCGACGGGCATCGAAAGGCCGCTGGCGATCTCGCGGTGCGTCTGGCTTTCGGTGGTCCGCGCGCCGATGGCCGCCCACGAGACCACGTCGGCAACGTACTGCGGTGTGACCGGATCGAGCACTTCGGTGCCGCACGGGACGCCGAGCTCGTTGATCTCCAGCAGCAGGCTGCGCGCGAGCTCCAGGCCCCGCTCGATGTCGCACGATCCGTCCAGATCCGGATCGTTGATCAGGCCCTTCCATCCAACCGTGGTGCGCGGCTTTTCGAAGTAGGTCCGCATCACGATGAGCAGCTCATCACGCATGCGGTCGCGGATTGCGCCGAGCTTGGCGGCATATTCGAGCGCCGCTTCGGGATCGTGGATGGAGCACGGTCCCACCACGACCGCCAGGCGCCGGGCGTCACGGCCGTGAATGATGTCACGCAGCTCCTTGCGCGTGCGCGCGACCACCTCGGCCGCCCGCTCGCTCAGCGGCAGCTCCTTCTTGAGGTCCCTTGGCGGGCGCAGTGGCTTGGTCCCGATCACGTTGATGTCTTCCAATGTCTCTTTCATCGCCTGTCTCGCCTTCTCGTCCGTCGGCCGAGCCGCGAGCCGAAAAAGAAAAAGCCCCGGGAGGTCATCTCCCGGGGCTCGTCTTCCGCGTCTCGCGGCAAGGATGCTTTGCCGTTTACGCGCAGGGGGTCGGCCCGGGAGCTCTCCAGAGGCTAAAGTACCAAAAGAAGATGGAGGTCTTCGGGTTCATGCGCGTTCGCCTGGCCGGACCATAGCCGACGGTCCACGGGCCGGCAAGCGCTCGTTGCGACATCGGAACGCGAATCAGCCCACCCGAAGGAGCAGGACGGAGCCGGACATCGAAGACGGCTCGGGAGTGCGACATAGCCTGCATCGCATCGAGCGAGTGTCGGATCCGCTTGGAAGGCGTATCCGTCGCTCGCTCAGCCGATGCCGAGCTTGCGGCGGCCTTCCTCCGAAATCATCTGCGGGTTCCAGGGCGGGTCCCACACGATGCCAACGTGCGCCTCGGCCACGCTCGGTATCGAGCGCAGCTTCTCCTCCGCATCGCCGGCAATCGACGTCCCCATTCCGCAACCGGTTGCGGTCAGGGTCATCTTGACGTCGACGCGGTATCTGCCTTCGCCGGCTTCGGTGATGCGGGTGTCGTAGACCAGACCGAGATCGACGATGTTGACGGGAATCTCGGGGTCGTAGCAGGTGCGCAGCGCGGCGGTGACGAGGTCCTCGATGGGCCCCTCCCCGCTGGCAAGCACGCGCGCTTCCTCGGGAACATCCTTGCCGAGTGCGTCGGCGTCCAGGCCTGCGATCCGGAACAGCCCTCCGTAGGCCGGCGCCTGCACCGTGAAGGATCCGCCGAGCGACTGCGTAACGTAGACCTCGGTGCCCTTGGCGAGCTCGATCCGATCGCCCATCGGGATGCGAACGGCTTGCGTGTCTCGCGTCAGATCCAATCGTTCCATCGCGGCTCCCTTTGACGGGCCGGCGCGACGCGATGGCGACGCAGCGGCTCGCTCG from the Candidatus Limnocylindrales bacterium genome contains:
- a CDS encoding 3-deoxy-7-phosphoheptulonate synthase — its product is MKETLEDINVIGTKPLRPPRDLKKELPLSERAAEVVARTRKELRDIIHGRDARRLAVVVGPCSIHDPEAALEYAAKLGAIRDRMRDELLIVMRTYFEKPRTTVGWKGLINDPDLDGSCDIERGLELARSLLLEINELGVPCGTEVLDPVTPQYVADVVSWAAIGARTTESQTHREIASGLSMPVGFKNGTDGGLDVALNAMISARHPHSFLGINADGVTAVMKTRGNRDRHIVLRGGGGRTNYSAADIAAAADLVASEGVARPVMVDCSHGNSSKDPARQTAVARDVLATMQGGEGRVMGLLLESNLFPGRQDWKVSGRLSYGVSITDACIGWEETAALLEELALSLGAQGETARRAATARR
- the sufT gene encoding putative Fe-S cluster assembly protein SufT produces the protein MERLDLTRDTQAVRIPMGDRIELAKGTEVYVTQSLGGSFTVQAPAYGGLFRIAGLDADALGKDVPEEARVLASGEGPIEDLVTAALRTCYDPEIPVNIVDLGLVYDTRITEAGEGRYRVDVKMTLTATGCGMGTSIAGDAEEKLRSIPSVAEAHVGIVWDPPWNPQMISEEGRRKLGIG